In the genome of Veillonellales bacterium, one region contains:
- a CDS encoding chemotaxis protein CheW yields MATEQLVAFQLATEEYAVSISHVREIIKYNGATKLPNTPEYMEGMINLRGKIIPVIDLAAKFELQLENPSKKQALIVEMTGQEMGIVVDMVTEVIRLEDNAIESIKRIADSNEFIKAIGKREDRLLIILDLDKLFNSEEMKMIRDVA; encoded by the coding sequence ATGGCAACTGAACAACTTGTCGCGTTTCAGCTGGCAACTGAAGAATATGCCGTTTCCATATCTCATGTCAGGGAAATTATTAAGTATAACGGAGCTACTAAACTTCCCAACACGCCTGAGTATATGGAAGGAATGATAAACCTTCGTGGCAAGATTATTCCAGTAATCGATCTTGCTGCTAAGTTTGAACTGCAGTTAGAAAATCCCTCTAAGAAACAAGCTCTTATTGTTGAAATGACAGGCCAGGAAATGGGGATCGTGGTTGACATGGTCACAGAAGTAATACGGCTTGAAGATAACGCTATAGAATCAATTAAAAGGATCGCAGATTCCAATGAGTTTATCAAAGCCATAGGTAAAAGGGAGGACAGGCTGTTGATCATATTGGATTTGGATAAACTGTTTAACTCAGAAGAAATGAAAATGATAAGAGATGTGGCATAG